A genomic stretch from Acidimicrobiales bacterium includes:
- a CDS encoding NifU family protein, whose amino-acid sequence MGDILTTERVMEVSDGALNKVLEVRDSQDDGEDPTTLSLLIDVTGVSGVDYVYDLAFVPIVELPDDCHRWTVSADADGKTGATLDMAVGDESRSKLAGATLDLPSNPVQGGLVIRNPNRPNPLGDVGELELTGEVPERIEQLLEKTVNPMLASHGGFATLIGVDTHTAYVTMGGGCQGCSMSQATLTEGIQRAIVEAVPEITDVVDATDHSAGDNPFYS is encoded by the coding sequence ATGGGCGACATTCTCACCACGGAACGGGTCATGGAGGTCAGCGACGGTGCGCTGAACAAGGTGCTGGAGGTCCGCGACTCGCAGGACGACGGCGAAGACCCCACCACGCTGTCCCTCCTGATCGACGTGACCGGCGTGTCAGGCGTGGACTACGTCTATGACCTGGCCTTCGTCCCAATCGTCGAGTTGCCCGACGATTGTCACCGCTGGACGGTCAGTGCAGACGCTGATGGAAAGACCGGCGCGACCCTCGACATGGCGGTGGGTGATGAGAGTCGCTCCAAGTTGGCTGGCGCCACCCTCGACCTGCCCAGTAACCCGGTGCAGGGCGGGCTGGTGATCCGTAACCCCAACCGTCCCAACCCGTTGGGGGACGTGGGTGAGTTGGAGTTGACCGGTGAGGTGCCCGAGCGCATCGAGCAACTCCTCGAGAAGACGGTTAATCCGATGCTGGCCTCCCATGGTGGTTTTGCGACCCTCATCGGGGTCGATACCCATACGGCGTACGTGACAATGGGTGGCGGCTGCCAGGGTTGTTCGATGAGCCAGGCCACCCTCACCGAGGGGATCCAGCGGGCCATTGTCGAGGCCGTGCCGGAGATCACCGATGTGGTGGACGCCACCGATCACTCGGCGGGCGACAACCCCTTCTATTCCTGA